In Chitinophaga sp. HK235, a single window of DNA contains:
- a CDS encoding acyltransferase — translation MMETRPPTIPSYFHSLDAFRGIAAIIVVLFHWQVFFYPGDAFVPDGELNPQLPFYSYLSLFYTHGMLSVDIFFQLSGFIFFWLYSNAIANTKISFKKFSIYRISRLYPLHLVTLIAVAILQSIMYLRMGHYFFIQYNDTYHFFLNLLFIQNWGVEVGPSFNAPTWSVSVEIFLYLLFFLICKLKWHTNKMLLLLMIPAGALMQHFGLLIGKGVFSFFLGSLLYYTYSYILKKNKARQYFKIIGFLTIIIWTLTIISYYQPIPQQIWSYGITRFLPNISPEKSVDTYEVVRNLLFRVTVAPCTILSLVLLETVRGQLHRRWALLGNCSYAIYLLHFPMQIATVLLMQQFNLDRHLLLSPWAMILFVSTVFLLSIAVFYYFEQPAQDKIRQATLSRKSVLAS, via the coding sequence ATGATGGAAACCCGCCCCCCTACTATCCCATCTTATTTCCACAGTCTGGATGCTTTCAGGGGCATTGCTGCTATCATTGTAGTATTATTTCACTGGCAGGTATTCTTCTATCCCGGTGACGCATTTGTACCCGACGGAGAACTGAATCCCCAACTTCCGTTCTACTCCTACCTATCCCTGTTTTATACACATGGTATGCTTTCAGTAGATATCTTCTTCCAGCTATCGGGTTTTATCTTCTTCTGGTTATATTCAAATGCTATCGCCAACACTAAAATCAGTTTTAAAAAGTTTTCCATCTACCGCATATCGAGGCTGTATCCGCTTCACCTGGTAACACTGATAGCCGTGGCTATATTGCAGTCGATCATGTACCTGCGAATGGGACACTATTTTTTTATCCAATACAACGACACCTATCACTTTTTCCTCAACTTACTCTTTATACAAAACTGGGGCGTTGAAGTAGGCCCCTCGTTCAATGCGCCTACCTGGTCCGTATCAGTGGAGATATTCCTGTACCTGCTCTTCTTCCTCATCTGTAAACTGAAATGGCACACCAACAAAATGCTCCTGCTGCTCATGATTCCCGCAGGCGCTTTAATGCAACACTTTGGACTATTGATCGGAAAAGGAGTCTTTTCCTTTTTCCTGGGTTCTCTTCTGTACTATACCTACTCCTATATCCTGAAAAAAAACAAAGCCAGACAATATTTTAAAATAATAGGATTCCTAACCATTATCATCTGGACACTTACCATCATATCCTACTATCAACCTATCCCCCAGCAGATATGGAGCTACGGAATCACCCGGTTCCTTCCCAACATCAGCCCGGAGAAATCCGTTGACACCTACGAGGTGGTCAGGAACCTCCTGTTCAGGGTTACCGTAGCCCCCTGTACTATCCTTTCATTGGTATTACTGGAAACCGTCAGAGGACAGCTACACCGTCGCTGGGCTTTACTGGGCAACTGCAGCTATGCGATCTATCTGTTGCATTTCCCCATGCAGATTGCCACGGTGCTGCTCATGCAACAATTTAATCTTGATAGGCATCTGCTGCTCTCTCCATGGGCAATGATCCTGTTTGTGAGTACAGTATTCCTGCTGAGCATAGCCGTTTTCTATTATTTTGAACAGCCCGCCCAGGACAAAATCAGACAAGCCACCCTTTCCCGGAAAAGTGTCCTGGCATCCTGA
- a CDS encoding class I SAM-dependent methyltransferase, with protein MVPQQKTNYGIDAPNVIRNLFVIGVILFAIPFFFPYFYVAWMIFPGIIFIVEAVLMLVYSLYGKFAHRDRMLNKISWKGDEQVLDVGTGKGLLMIGAAKRLTTGKSTGIDIWNTEDLTGNNQQNALRNAAIEGVADKIEIKNENVMKMDFANNSFDVILSNLCLHNIYNKEDRSAACKEISRVLKPGGTGIISDFRHGKEYKHNFEALGLQTTAYTPNYFSTFPPLRILVIKKL; from the coding sequence ATGGTCCCTCAACAAAAAACAAACTACGGCATCGACGCTCCTAATGTGATCAGGAATCTTTTCGTCATTGGCGTGATCCTTTTCGCGATACCATTTTTCTTTCCTTATTTCTATGTTGCATGGATGATCTTTCCCGGCATCATCTTTATAGTGGAAGCGGTGCTGATGCTCGTATATTCGTTGTATGGCAAATTTGCACACAGGGATCGCATGCTGAACAAGATCAGCTGGAAAGGCGATGAACAGGTGCTGGATGTAGGCACCGGCAAAGGTTTGCTGATGATCGGCGCCGCTAAAAGACTGACTACCGGCAAATCCACCGGCATCGACATCTGGAATACTGAAGACCTCACCGGCAACAATCAACAGAACGCATTAAGAAACGCCGCTATCGAAGGGGTTGCCGACAAGATCGAAATTAAGAATGAGAATGTGATGAAGATGGACTTTGCCAACAACTCTTTCGATGTGATCCTCTCCAATCTTTGCCTGCACAATATCTACAACAAAGAAGACAGAAGCGCCGCCTGCAAAGAGATCAGCCGGGTACTGAAACCAGGTGGCACCGGCATAATCTCTGATTTCAGGCACGGCAAAGAATATAAGCATAATTTTGAAGCATTGGGCCTGCAAACAACCGCCTACACACCCAATTACTTCAGCACCTTTCCTCCATTGAGGATATTGGTGATCAAAAAGTTGTGA
- a CDS encoding thioesterase domain-containing protein has protein sequence MEQGVMMFPPAYAQGIVYAGLSRSVTSHSMYSFGYIDDTERFNKYVELITQLQKSGPYILMGDSIGGNLAFEVAKALTAAGHRVSALILIDSVRIIRKAEDEGISKQELEMIMIMIMIMTDVLMQQLSGVEEELKAGMVDEAYAYSQYHSRMVNEGIIDADIYLLKSGEKRADADYRWDDATTGAFRIYEGLGKHEKMITEPENLELNAAIIKGILEQLSK, from the coding sequence ATGGAACAAGGCGTCATGATGTTCCCGCCTGCTTATGCCCAGGGTATTGTTTATGCCGGATTATCCCGGTCGGTCACATCTCATTCCATGTATAGCTTCGGTTATATTGATGATACCGAAAGGTTTAACAAGTACGTGGAGTTGATCACCCAATTGCAGAAAAGCGGTCCGTATATCCTGATGGGGGATTCTATTGGTGGAAACCTCGCATTTGAAGTTGCCAAAGCATTAACTGCCGCCGGGCATCGTGTATCTGCTTTGATATTGATTGATTCGGTAAGGATTATACGTAAGGCTGAGGATGAAGGGATCAGCAAACAGGAACTGGAAATGATAATGATAATGATAATGATAATGACAGATGTATTGATGCAACAGTTATCAGGTGTTGAAGAAGAACTGAAAGCCGGAATGGTGGATGAAGCATATGCCTATTCGCAGTATCACAGCCGTATGGTAAATGAAGGAATAATAGATGCTGACATTTACCTGTTGAAAAGCGGGGAAAAGAGAGCGGATGCGGACTATCGCTGGGATGATGCTACAACCGGAGCCTTCCGCATTTACGAAGGTCTTGGCAAACACGAAAAGATGATTACTGAACCGGAAAACCTGGAACTCAATGCTGCTATTATCAAAGGTATACTGGAGCAACTAAGTAAATAA
- a CDS encoding acyltransferase, which yields MMEVRPSTVPHYFHSLNILRCIAAIAVVLFHWQKFFYPDDVFVPGGEKDTALPLYSYLSFFYTYSSLSIDIFFQLSGFIFFWLYSTQIAGGKTDFKKFAIYRLSRLYPLHLVALVSVVVLQLLMLQRMGHYFVIQYNDAYHFFLHLLFIQNWGVEAGTSWNAPSWSTSVEILMYILFFLICRFKWHTNKSLLLLLMLAGAALQHLGLLIGKGVFSFFLGGFLYYIFTYILQQNENKKYLKILGTLTIILWIPVITSHLYPIQERIWNYVNGSLRPHISPDQSAAQYEIVRNFLFRVTVAPCTILSVLLLETVRGQFHRWWGVVGNCSYAFYLLHFPLQIAAVLILHQFHLDRNLLHSPWVMLLFLSVLSLMSLAVYYYFERPAQDKIRQTAVPRKSVVAS from the coding sequence ATGATGGAAGTCCGTCCCTCCACTGTCCCGCACTATTTTCACAGTCTCAATATCCTCAGGTGTATTGCGGCTATTGCTGTTGTATTGTTTCATTGGCAAAAGTTTTTCTACCCTGATGACGTATTTGTCCCTGGTGGAGAGAAAGACACCGCGTTACCCTTATATTCCTATCTATCCTTCTTTTACACCTATAGTTCGTTATCTATAGATATTTTCTTCCAGCTTTCCGGCTTTATTTTCTTCTGGTTATATTCAACCCAAATCGCAGGCGGGAAAACTGATTTTAAAAAGTTCGCCATCTACCGTTTATCAAGGCTCTATCCGCTTCATCTGGTTGCACTGGTTTCAGTAGTGGTTTTACAGCTACTCATGCTACAACGTATGGGACACTATTTTGTCATTCAATACAACGACGCCTACCACTTTTTTCTCCATCTGCTCTTTATACAGAACTGGGGTGTCGAGGCAGGCACTTCCTGGAATGCGCCTTCCTGGTCTACATCTGTGGAAATACTCATGTACATCCTTTTCTTCCTCATTTGCAGATTTAAATGGCATACCAATAAATCCCTTCTGTTACTACTAATGCTCGCAGGTGCGGCTTTACAACACCTCGGCCTGCTGATCGGGAAAGGAGTTTTTTCATTTTTCCTCGGTGGCTTTTTATACTATATATTCACCTATATCCTGCAACAAAACGAAAACAAAAAATATCTTAAAATATTAGGAACACTAACTATTATACTTTGGATACCGGTAATTACATCTCACCTTTACCCTATCCAGGAACGGATATGGAACTACGTTAACGGATCGCTCCGTCCTCACATCAGCCCTGACCAATCCGCTGCCCAATACGAAATTGTCAGAAATTTCCTATTCAGGGTTACGGTAGCTCCCTGTACTATCCTCTCTGTTTTACTACTGGAAACTGTCAGAGGACAGTTTCACCGCTGGTGGGGGGTAGTTGGCAACTGCAGTTATGCGTTTTATCTATTGCATTTCCCCTTACAAATTGCTGCAGTACTGATCCTGCACCAATTCCATCTCGACCGGAACCTGCTTCATTCTCCGTGGGTAATGCTTCTTTTTCTGAGTGTGCTGAGTCTAATGAGCCTCGCTGTTTACTACTATTTTGAACGGCCGGCCCAGGACAAGATCAGACAAACTGCCGTTCCCAGGAAAAGCGTAGTGGCATCCTGA
- a CDS encoding alpha/beta hydrolase encodes MSLTLKVEVIEHFFGNIANQKGGIMPTLTKKIRNSMVQSVKVIFFVLLMFSSLSGASQAPMETAKEQKTIYFFSGMGADSSVFKNLKLPGYHKVYISWIPALPDESITEYAGRIKSQITAPNPYLIGLSFGGIVAVEVSKQIAVEKMVLISSVRKKEDLNKVQFFFMRLGLYRIIPGVLLRRTNFLTNSYFGARSQKDKKELKKLLQNTDISFFRWALKSIAHWDNIESPERTIQIHGTADRVIASRLVHPDYRIKGGGHLMVFNKADTISKIIRHYFRD; translated from the coding sequence GTGTCTTTAACCTTAAAAGTTGAAGTGATTGAACATTTTTTCGGTAATATCGCAAACCAAAAAGGGGGCATAATGCCAACATTAACAAAAAAGATAAGGAATTCTATGGTGCAAAGTGTGAAAGTGATTTTTTTTGTTTTATTAATGTTCAGCAGCTTATCAGGGGCTTCCCAAGCCCCAATGGAAACGGCTAAAGAACAAAAGACTATTTATTTTTTTAGTGGTATGGGGGCAGATTCAAGTGTATTTAAGAACCTGAAACTTCCCGGTTACCATAAGGTTTACATCTCCTGGATTCCGGCACTGCCAGATGAATCAATAACAGAATATGCAGGAAGAATAAAAAGCCAGATCACGGCCCCGAATCCATATTTAATCGGGCTTTCTTTTGGGGGGATAGTGGCCGTGGAAGTATCCAAGCAAATAGCGGTAGAAAAAATGGTATTGATCTCTTCGGTCAGAAAAAAGGAAGACCTGAACAAAGTGCAATTTTTTTTCATGAGACTGGGCTTATATCGAATCATTCCCGGTGTATTGTTAAGACGTACCAACTTTCTCACCAATAGTTATTTTGGCGCCCGATCCCAAAAAGATAAGAAAGAATTAAAGAAATTGTTACAAAATACAGATATCTCTTTCTTTCGCTGGGCATTAAAAAGCATTGCTCATTGGGATAATATAGAATCGCCTGAGCGAACGATTCAGATACATGGAACAGCCGACAGGGTTATCGCCAGCAGACTTGTGCATCCTGATTATCGCATTAAAGGTGGAGGACATCTCATGGTTTTTAATAAAGCAGATACGATTAGTAAAATCATCAGGCACTACTTTCGTGATTAA
- a CDS encoding DUF4468 domain-containing protein: MNFKKIITSFFLLLSLKALAQNKYDYPIDSKTNKVLYDSAVNIGDVSKERLFKRANAFIALQKFDRPANIKTKKKGIYDGVVVEKPIQFSDLEEGKIFGEGFVPFKYRRSHYFTLSFSYKIYVENNQYRYVFTDFVVHEYIHAGMELSKKKMMSYTGARKSFQSAADIRNYPLEKFMNRSAYDRSDDDFINAITELKGQLYKSMNGDI; the protein is encoded by the coding sequence ATGAATTTCAAGAAAATTATTACAAGCTTTTTTCTACTACTTTCCTTGAAAGCTCTTGCACAAAATAAATATGATTATCCTATTGATTCTAAAACCAATAAAGTGCTTTATGATAGTGCAGTTAACATTGGTGATGTTTCTAAAGAACGATTATTTAAAAGAGCTAATGCTTTTATTGCTCTTCAAAAATTTGATAGACCTGCCAATATTAAAACAAAAAAGAAAGGTATTTACGATGGGGTGGTGGTTGAGAAGCCGATTCAGTTCTCAGACCTGGAGGAAGGGAAGATATTTGGAGAAGGGTTTGTGCCATTTAAATATAGAAGGTCTCACTATTTTACCTTGTCTTTCTCTTATAAAATTTATGTTGAGAATAATCAGTACAGATATGTATTCACTGATTTTGTGGTGCATGAATATATCCATGCAGGAATGGAATTAAGCAAGAAAAAAATGATGTCTTACACAGGAGCGAGAAAGAGTTTTCAAAGTGCTGCTGATATAAGAAATTACCCGCTTGAAAAATTTATGAATAGGAGCGCCTATGATAGGAGTGATGATGATTTCATTAACGCAATAACTGAACTTAAAGGGCAGTTGTATAAATCAATGAATGGAGATATTTGA
- a CDS encoding acyl carrier protein, producing the protein MKQPIESTVINAISSSIGIPEDAINADQSLEDLGMTSILAVQLSSRLQQQFGIADMDGMSTSNTIGEIVDYIESKAK; encoded by the coding sequence ATGAAACAACCTATTGAATCAACAGTAATTAATGCAATCAGCAGTTCCATTGGTATTCCTGAAGATGCTATCAATGCTGATCAATCTTTGGAAGACCTGGGAATGACTTCTATTCTGGCAGTTCAGCTTTCATCCAGATTGCAACAGCAGTTTGGGATAGCAGACATGGACGGAATGTCCACCAGCAATACAATCGGTGAGATCGTAGATTATATTGAAAGTAAGGCTAAGTGA
- a CDS encoding phosphatidylinositol-specific phospholipase C, which yields MKKKTLFLALATCAIFGCKKEMLDSSAPSIQTLSTSKPGIGTLAVALNGWMSSLSDNTNLTTLSIPGTHDSGARFEPIGGTAKCQDLTIAQQLDAGTRFLDIRCRHIDNAFAIHHGSIYQNMNFTDVLNACYAFLASNPGETIVMSVKEEYNPSNNTRSFEQTFDSYTQLQPSKWYLAASVPNLGQVRGKIVLLRRFGASNTPKGIDATNWADNTTFSINNANASLRVQDQYQVPDNNVKWTNIGNLFTEAQSGNPSTLYINFTSGYKPLIFGIPSITSVSNTINPQVNSYFTSNTHGRVGILPMDFATADRNTLIINTNF from the coding sequence ATGAAGAAAAAGACCCTTTTCCTGGCACTTGCCACCTGTGCTATCTTTGGCTGTAAAAAAGAAATGCTGGACAGCTCCGCTCCATCTATTCAAACCCTGTCCACCAGCAAACCAGGTATCGGTACCCTTGCTGTTGCGCTGAATGGCTGGATGAGCAGCCTCTCCGACAATACCAATCTGACTACGCTCTCTATCCCCGGAACACACGACAGCGGTGCTCGTTTTGAGCCTATTGGCGGTACCGCCAAATGCCAGGACCTTACCATTGCCCAGCAACTGGATGCCGGCACAAGATTCCTGGATATCAGATGCCGTCATATTGATAATGCCTTTGCCATCCATCATGGAAGCATCTATCAAAACATGAACTTCACAGATGTGCTGAACGCCTGCTACGCCTTCCTGGCCAGCAATCCCGGCGAAACCATCGTGATGAGTGTGAAGGAAGAATACAACCCCAGCAACAATACCAGATCATTCGAGCAAACATTTGACAGCTATACTCAATTACAACCATCAAAATGGTACCTGGCTGCCAGTGTTCCCAACCTCGGACAGGTAAGAGGTAAAATTGTGCTGCTCAGAAGATTTGGTGCTTCCAACACACCTAAAGGCATTGATGCGACCAACTGGGCCGATAACACCACCTTCTCCATCAATAACGCGAACGCCAGTCTCCGGGTGCAGGATCAGTACCAGGTGCCGGATAACAATGTTAAATGGACCAACATTGGCAATCTGTTTACAGAAGCCCAATCAGGTAATCCATCTACCTTGTACATCAATTTTACCAGCGGATACAAACCACTGATATTTGGTATTCCAAGTATCACCAGCGTTTCCAACACCATCAACCCGCAGGTGAACAGCTACTTCACCAGCAATACCCATGGCAGGGTTGGAATTCTCCCCATGGATTTTGCCACAGCCGATAGAAATACACTTATCATCAATACTAATTTCTAA